The following are from one region of the Paenibacillus protaetiae genome:
- a CDS encoding ABC transporter ATP-binding protein, whose protein sequence is MKTWPIYALSLFFHFVSNWINVNVPKVLGKFTDQLQQGSLTHDSVISYSLLLLAIGIGQVLFNGGATYLVMYIGRKFEYHLRQRLFSHFTQMSERFYSNNGVGRLLSYFMNDVTAVRESISMGFNATANAAMLLTAAVTMMITSGIPLYLIAASVFPLLLIPFIVVYLGPVIRRRSLAVQESLGRMTELAEEQFGGVRVTKKFAAEDIMERRFNASVDEISRNQLRLVRVSSLFQALIPYLGTIALITALAFGGYLLIHGPITLGNFVALTLYVRMLMNPLQQIGNVINSIQRSRASLERLNGLLGQQSEIVEADDAQTVNLAAAELRIRDLTFAYNPGSQPVLQHIRLTLKPGQTLGIVGRTGSGKTTLMKLLLRMYDPPAGCIKFGNTDIRDLTLESLRSQIAYVPQDGFLFSTTIRENIAFHNREAKLCKVKTAAKQAQIYDNIAELPGSFNTRLGERGLTLSGGQRQRTSLARGLIKNAPLLILDDSVSAVDTVTEKEIIASIRRERADKTTIIIAHRISALKHADVILVLDEGAIVQKGTHEQLLREPGLYAELYAIQEEGLHHATGTSYS, encoded by the coding sequence TTGAAGACGTGGCCGATTTATGCTTTATCGCTTTTCTTTCATTTTGTATCGAACTGGATTAACGTCAATGTCCCGAAAGTGTTGGGGAAATTCACCGATCAGCTGCAGCAGGGCAGCCTGACGCATGACAGCGTCATTTCGTACAGTCTGCTGCTGCTTGCAATCGGCATCGGCCAGGTGTTATTTAACGGCGGCGCTACCTATTTGGTCATGTATATCGGCAGAAAATTCGAATATCACTTGCGGCAGCGGTTGTTCAGCCATTTTACGCAAATGAGCGAGCGTTTTTATTCCAACAACGGGGTAGGCCGGCTGCTCAGCTATTTTATGAATGATGTGACGGCAGTCCGCGAGTCGATCTCGATGGGATTTAACGCTACAGCCAATGCGGCCATGCTGCTTACGGCTGCCGTAACCATGATGATCACAAGCGGCATTCCGCTGTATCTCATTGCCGCCTCCGTATTTCCTCTGCTGCTGATTCCATTTATCGTCGTATACCTCGGTCCGGTCATTCGAAGAAGATCGCTCGCCGTGCAGGAATCGCTTGGCCGGATGACGGAGCTGGCGGAGGAGCAGTTCGGCGGCGTACGCGTGACGAAGAAGTTCGCTGCCGAAGATATTATGGAGCGGCGTTTTAATGCATCGGTTGACGAAATTAGCCGTAACCAGCTCCGGCTTGTACGGGTATCTTCGCTTTTTCAGGCGCTCATTCCGTATCTTGGGACGATTGCGCTTATTACGGCGCTTGCGTTTGGCGGCTACTTGCTGATTCACGGTCCTATTACGCTTGGCAATTTCGTCGCCCTTACATTATACGTTCGGATGCTGATGAATCCGCTCCAGCAGATTGGCAACGTCATAAATTCGATTCAGCGTTCCCGCGCATCATTGGAGCGGCTGAACGGCTTGCTCGGGCAGCAATCCGAAATCGTGGAGGCGGATGATGCCCAAACGGTGAACTTGGCGGCAGCGGAGCTTCGCATCCGCGACTTGACGTTTGCTTACAATCCCGGGTCACAGCCTGTGCTTCAGCATATCCGGCTGACATTAAAACCGGGGCAGACGCTTGGCATCGTCGGGCGCACCGGCAGCGGCAAAACTACGCTGATGAAGCTGCTGCTTCGCATGTACGATCCGCCGGCCGGTTGCATCAAGTTTGGCAATACCGACATCCGGGACTTGACCCTTGAAAGCTTGCGCAGCCAGATTGCTTATGTGCCGCAGGACGGCTTCCTGTTCAGTACGACCATCCGCGAGAACATTGCGTTTCATAACCGGGAAGCTAAGCTATGCAAAGTGAAGACAGCGGCCAAGCAAGCGCAAATTTACGACAATATCGCGGAGCTTCCCGGCAGTTTCAACACGAGGCTCGGGGAGCGCGGCCTGACGCTTTCCGGCGGACAGCGCCAGCGAACCAGCCTGGCAAGAGGGCTCATAAAGAATGCGCCGCTGTTAATACTTGACGACAGCGTCAGCGCCGTCGATACCGTAACGGAAAAAGAAATTATCGCGTCGATACGCAGAGAAAGAGCGGATAAGACCACCATTATTATCGCGCATCGGATAAGCGCGCTTAAACACGCCGATGTCATCCTGGTGCTGGATGAAGGCGCAATCGTCCAGAAGGGCACACATGAGCAGCTGCTGCGCGAGCCTGGATTATATGCGGAGCTTTATGCCATACAAGAGGAGGGCCTTCACCATGCGACCGGCACAAGCTATTCATAA
- a CDS encoding ABC transporter ATP-binding protein, with the protein MRPAQAIHNWQMDQKTEPNMPEQKPQYVSAFRTLLRYIRPHLVSFGLVFLFTVIAILSDLLQPYLMKIAIDDNLIVGHNDYRGLLLICAAYFALSATSFLFTYLQNNLLQRVGQSIVGLIRKQLFSHILRQSMRYFDRMSSGSLITHISSDTEALNQFFNQVLLSLFRDGLTLILIVVLMFHLNVQLALYCLVLLPIIMIIAIAFRSFMRTTYQLARTRLSRMVAFVAENLAGMNLVQAFHQQRQQEQHFNERNGLYFQANIREIRTNVLFGRTFDVLSNLSIAFVTWAGGKAVLNENLEFGVLYAFITYIRQFFQPINTITQQWNTLQSATVAISRIWTVFDSEPDVRDPKKAPSGWDEENIRGRIEFDRISFAYEPDVPVIRHLQLTIEPGEMIGVVGTTGAGKSSLISLLCRFYDVQEGAVRIDGVDVRHIPQASLHRIIGLVQQDPYLYSGSIIDNVRLFDDSVSREEVIAACEFVGASTVIQKLANGYDTKLSERGSGLSSGERQLISFARIIVFKPKVLILDEASANLDSQTEQLIQNALHAVSRNRTTIVIAHRLSTIQQADRILVMSKGEIAEEGTHEQLIEAGGHYSQLYENSK; encoded by the coding sequence ATGCGACCGGCACAAGCTATTCATAACTGGCAGATGGATCAGAAAACCGAACCGAACATGCCGGAACAAAAACCGCAATATGTATCCGCATTCCGTACGCTGCTGCGTTATATTAGGCCGCATCTTGTTTCATTCGGGCTGGTCTTCCTGTTTACGGTCATTGCCATTTTGTCGGATTTGCTGCAGCCGTATTTGATGAAAATCGCCATCGACGATAATCTGATCGTCGGCCATAACGACTACCGGGGTTTGCTGCTCATATGCGCTGCTTATTTCGCCTTATCGGCGACCAGTTTTCTGTTTACGTATTTACAGAATAATCTGCTGCAGCGGGTGGGGCAAAGCATCGTCGGATTAATCCGGAAGCAGCTGTTCAGCCATATTTTAAGGCAGTCGATGCGTTATTTCGACCGGATGTCGTCAGGCAGCCTTATTACGCATATTTCAAGCGATACGGAAGCTTTGAATCAATTTTTTAATCAAGTGCTGCTTAGCCTGTTCCGGGACGGCTTGACGCTGATCCTCATTGTTGTATTGATGTTTCATCTCAATGTACAGCTTGCATTGTATTGTCTCGTACTGCTGCCAATCATTATGATAATCGCGATTGCATTCCGGTCGTTCATGCGCACTACTTATCAGCTTGCAAGGACGCGGCTGTCGCGGATGGTTGCATTCGTAGCGGAAAATTTGGCAGGCATGAACCTTGTGCAGGCATTCCATCAGCAAAGGCAGCAGGAGCAGCATTTCAACGAACGGAACGGGTTGTATTTTCAAGCGAATATTAGGGAAATCCGGACAAACGTCCTGTTCGGCCGGACGTTTGACGTACTCAGCAATTTATCCATTGCATTCGTCACCTGGGCCGGCGGAAAGGCTGTCCTGAACGAGAATTTGGAGTTTGGGGTGCTGTATGCCTTCATTACGTATATCCGCCAGTTTTTTCAGCCGATTAATACGATTACGCAGCAGTGGAATACGCTGCAATCCGCTACGGTCGCCATATCCCGGATATGGACTGTATTTGACAGCGAACCGGATGTGCGAGATCCAAAGAAAGCCCCTTCGGGCTGGGACGAAGAAAACATTCGCGGCCGGATCGAATTTGATCGCATTTCATTCGCCTATGAGCCGGATGTGCCGGTCATTCGTCATTTGCAGCTGACGATCGAGCCAGGCGAAATGATTGGTGTCGTCGGAACTACCGGTGCGGGGAAAAGCTCGCTCATCAGCCTGCTGTGCCGATTCTACGACGTTCAGGAAGGGGCCGTCCGGATTGACGGCGTCGATGTCAGACATATTCCGCAAGCATCACTCCATCGGATCATCGGTTTGGTGCAGCAAGATCCTTACCTGTATTCCGGCAGCATAATTGACAACGTCCGCCTGTTCGACGATTCGGTCAGCCGGGAAGAGGTTATCGCTGCTTGTGAATTTGTAGGGGCAAGCACGGTTATCCAGAAGCTTGCAAACGGTTATGATACGAAGCTGTCGGAGAGAGGAAGCGGACTATCGTCCGGCGAGCGGCAGCTGATCTCCTTTGCAAGAATTATTGTGTTTAAGCCTAAAGTGCTTATTTTGGACGAGGCCAGCGCCAATTTGGATTCCCAGACGGAGCAGCTGATCCAGAACGCACTGCATGCCGTCTCCCGGAACCGGACGACGATTGTGATTGCCCATCGGCTGTCAACGATTCAGCAAGCAGACCGCATCCTCGTTATGAGCAAAGGCGAAATCGCCGAAGAAGGCACGCATGAGCAATTAATAGAAGCCGGCGGCCATTATTCGCAGCTGTATGAAAATTCCAAATAA
- a CDS encoding aldo/keto reductase family protein, producing MSVQYRSLGASGLKVSEISLGSWLTYGGYVERENAVLSIRKAYELGINFFDTANVYAKGEAERVVGETLQDYERSSYVLATKVYGKIGDGPNDRGLSRKHVIESVNASLKRLGHDYIDILYSHRFDVNTPLEETLRAFDDLVRQGKVLYIGVSEWTAAQITEAFAIADKYLLDKIVVNQPIYNLFERYIEKEIIPLGEKKGFGQVVFSPLAQGILTGKYTAGSIPADSRAEKQDNFKNKLTEEKLAKVALLQDIAREQGITVSQLSLAWILRQPNVASALVGASRPEQVEENAQASGILLDEETIARISNVLNNEPANVRG from the coding sequence ATGTCAGTTCAATATCGTTCATTAGGTGCAAGCGGGTTAAAGGTAAGCGAGATCAGCCTGGGCAGTTGGCTCACATACGGCGGTTACGTAGAAAGGGAAAATGCGGTGCTTTCGATCCGCAAAGCATATGAGCTTGGCATTAATTTTTTTGATACGGCGAACGTTTATGCAAAAGGCGAAGCGGAGCGTGTCGTTGGCGAGACATTGCAAGATTATGAACGTTCGTCTTATGTGCTTGCCACCAAAGTATACGGCAAAATCGGGGACGGTCCAAACGACCGCGGACTTTCCCGCAAGCATGTTATCGAATCGGTGAATGCAAGCTTGAAACGGCTTGGACATGATTACATTGATATTTTGTACAGTCACCGTTTCGACGTGAACACGCCGTTAGAAGAAACGCTCCGCGCCTTCGACGATCTGGTTCGCCAGGGCAAAGTGCTGTATATCGGGGTCAGCGAGTGGACGGCTGCGCAAATTACGGAAGCCTTTGCGATAGCGGATAAATATTTGCTCGATAAAATCGTCGTTAACCAGCCGATCTACAACTTGTTCGAGCGTTATATCGAAAAAGAAATTATTCCGCTTGGCGAGAAAAAAGGATTCGGGCAAGTCGTGTTTTCGCCTTTGGCGCAAGGCATATTGACGGGCAAATATACAGCGGGGTCTATCCCAGCCGATTCGCGCGCCGAGAAACAGGACAATTTCAAAAACAAGCTGACGGAAGAGAAGCTTGCAAAGGTAGCGTTGCTGCAAGATATTGCCCGCGAACAGGGGATTACGGTCAGCCAGCTGTCGCTTGCCTGGATTCTCCGGCAGCCAAACGTTGCAAGCGCTCTTGTTGGAGCAAGCCGTCCCGAGCAAGTAGAAGAGAATGCCCAAGCGTCCGGCATCCTGCTGGATGAAGAAACGATTGCCCGCATCTCAAACGTATTGAATAACGAACCGGCAAACGTACGGGGCTAA
- a CDS encoding LLM class flavin-dependent oxidoreductase: MSGFNQRKQAHFNVFMRGAGHHSAAWKHPDSNPQDDLSLEYYAEIARIAERGLFDSLFMADNYSGLGRRLEPFTLLSALAALTKHVGFIATVSTTYNDPYHVARKFASLDHISKGRAAWNIVTGHSREDADNLSRPEHPDVSTRYEIGEEFVEITKQLWDSWEEDALIYDRDNDVAIDRSKVHEINFKGKHYQVKGPLNIPRPPQGYPVLVQAGSSEGGKELAAKTAEVIFTAQQTLGAAQQFYGDVKARLAKYGRKPEQLLIMPGLCPIVADTEAEARDIEDEFNALLNPKQALRRLSNYFTVDLTEYSLDDLVPVDKAKPYGSITSGITSRQEVVVDAAVRDKMTLRQFIARSAAGHGHVSFTGSVLQTADFIEKWLLENGADGFNILPHLYFSGFETFVDKVVPELQNRGLFRTAYEGKTLRDNLGLERPVNRNREVWAAAKEAQKQLANSSQA; encoded by the coding sequence ATGAGCGGATTTAATCAACGTAAGCAGGCCCATTTTAACGTCTTTATGCGGGGAGCGGGGCATCATTCGGCTGCCTGGAAGCATCCCGATTCCAATCCGCAGGACGATCTTAGTCTCGAATATTATGCAGAGATTGCAAGAATCGCGGAGAGAGGGCTGTTCGACTCGCTGTTTATGGCGGATAACTATTCGGGACTCGGCCGAAGGCTGGAGCCGTTCACGCTGCTTTCTGCGCTGGCAGCCCTCACGAAGCATGTCGGGTTCATTGCGACGGTAAGCACTACGTACAATGACCCGTACCACGTGGCGAGAAAATTCGCTTCGCTGGATCACATCAGCAAAGGCAGAGCGGCTTGGAATATTGTAACCGGTCATTCCCGGGAGGATGCCGACAATCTTTCCAGGCCGGAGCATCCCGATGTATCTACCCGGTACGAGATCGGGGAGGAGTTCGTTGAAATTACGAAGCAGCTGTGGGACAGCTGGGAAGAGGACGCCCTCATCTACGATCGGGATAACGACGTGGCGATTGACCGGAGCAAAGTGCATGAGATTAACTTCAAAGGAAAACATTACCAAGTCAAAGGGCCTTTAAACATCCCAAGGCCGCCGCAAGGTTATCCGGTGCTTGTACAGGCCGGCTCATCGGAAGGCGGCAAGGAGCTTGCAGCGAAGACGGCTGAAGTAATTTTCACAGCTCAGCAAACACTCGGCGCCGCTCAGCAGTTTTACGGAGATGTGAAGGCTCGCCTCGCCAAATACGGCCGCAAGCCGGAACAGCTGCTTATCATGCCGGGACTTTGCCCGATCGTGGCCGATACCGAAGCGGAAGCCCGGGATATCGAAGACGAATTTAACGCTTTGCTTAACCCGAAACAAGCGCTTCGCAGGCTTTCCAATTACTTCACCGTCGATCTGACCGAATATTCGCTGGATGATCTGGTTCCGGTCGACAAAGCCAAACCTTATGGCTCCATCACATCCGGCATCACGAGCAGGCAAGAGGTAGTCGTTGACGCTGCGGTCCGGGATAAGATGACGCTCCGGCAATTTATCGCCCGAAGCGCAGCCGGCCACGGCCATGTGTCGTTTACGGGTTCGGTGCTGCAGACGGCTGATTTTATTGAGAAATGGCTGCTTGAGAATGGCGCAGACGGGTTTAATATTTTGCCTCATCTTTATTTCAGCGGTTTCGAAACGTTTGTCGATAAGGTGGTGCCGGAACTGCAAAACCGGGGGCTGTTCCGCACGGCGTATGAAGGAAAAACGCTTCGCGACAACTTGGGACTGGAGCGTCCGGTTAACCGGAACCGGGAAGTATGGGCAGCAGCCAAAGAAGCGCAGAAACAGCTGGCTAATAGCAGCCAAGCTTAA